Below is a genomic region from Vanacampus margaritifer isolate UIUO_Vmar unplaced genomic scaffold, RoL_Vmar_1.0 HiC_scaffold_88, whole genome shotgun sequence.
CTGTAGAACCTTACCCTGAGAGTTGAGGTAGTTGGTCGGTTGCAGTTTATGTAAGTTTTTATATTGGAGGTGTAATcatttcttgtttattttttcttaagggGTGGTTTCAATGTTCCTGAGTAATTTTAGGTGAGTTATTGGTTTTTTCTGTATTTCGTGAGGATATATCAGGTGTGGCAGTTATATACTCTGAAGGTAAGTGTTTACTAATTATTAGTGCATGGGTGTTACTCTTAACTTTATTTGTTGTGCTAGAACTTACTCGAGGTTTATCCCGAGGGGCCCTGCGAGTAGTTTAAACTAAAATTGATGTTGCTAAAATTAGGgataatacaaatattataaaaaaggTTTTAGTTAAACCTTTTTGGGTATTACTGGTAGTAATAACTAAAGGCGTATTTAAAGTTACTAAAGCTTTTGGGCCAGTTTTTTTAAGTCATGCCAGATCAATTATTTTCAAGGCAATTTTTTGTCCAAATGCAAGGGAGATTTTAGTAGATACTAGGTGTATAACTAAAGGGTAAAATCCTAGTATATTAGAAAATATATGAGGGGTGTGCTTAGGGTTTAAAGGTGTTTGTTTAGAGGTAATAGAAGCTATTTCAGCAGCAGTTAATAACCCTAAAATGGTTACTATAAGGGCGGCTAGTTTAAGGGAGAAGGGTATAGTTATTAAAGGCGTTTTATTGTTTACTATATTTAGAGAAATAATTAAACCTGAAATAATACTGCCCCAAGCTAGTCGTTTAAttgaattagttaatattttattgttttcattaattGGTGATAAAGAGTTAAATCGAGGGTAGCTtgtgttaacataaaaaatgattCGAAAGCTGTAAATTGCAGTAAATGAAGTAGCTAGTAGTGTTAATACAAGGGCTCAGGCGTTTAAATAGGAAGTGTTTAGTGCTTCAATAATAGGATCTTTGGAAAAAAATCCTGTCAAATAAGGTGTTCCTATTAAAGCCAGACTGCCTAATGTTAGGCAAGAAGATGTTAAAGgtgttaatttatgtattcCTCCTATTTTTCGGATATCTTGCTCATCATTTAGGCTATGAATAACGGATCCGGAGCATAAGAATaatatagctttaaaaaaagcGTGGGTGCAGATATGTATAAATGCTAACTGGGGTTGATTAAGTCCTAGTGCAACTATTATTAGGCCTAGTTGGCTTGCTGTGGAGAATGCTACGATTTTTTTGATATCATTTTGTGTTAAAGCACAGATAGCATTAAATAGGGTGGTTAATGCTCCTAGGCATAAACATAGTGTTaggatttgattattattttgtattaaaggGGCTATTCGAACCATTAAAAAGATTCCTGCTACTACTATTGTGCTTGAATGCAGTAAAGCAGAAACAGGGGTTGGACCTTCCATGGCTGAGGGAAGTCATGGATGAAGCCCAAATTGGGCCGATTTTCCTGCTGCTGCTAAAATTAACCCTAGCATAGGCAAGGTTATATCTTCTTTATGCGAggtaaaaatatgttgtatttccCATGACCCAACATTAATGGCAATTCAtaccataaaaataataagtcCGATGTCACCAATTCGATTATACAAAACTGCTTGTAGGGCTGCTGTATTTGCATCCGCTCGGCCATATCACCAACCAATTAAAAGAAATGACATAATCCCTACCCCCTCTCAgccaataaataattgaaaaatattattaGCGGTCACTAAAATTATTATGGCGATTAGAAATGTAAGcaagtaaaatgaaaatttgctCTTGTTAGGGTCTGAGTGTATGTAATAAATAGTAAACTCAAGAATTGATCATGTAATATATATAGCGATAGAGGTAAAAATGATTGAATATAAATCAAATTTGAAACTAATATTAATGTTGAagttaaatatttgtattcaagatCATGAGGTAATAATGGTCTCAGTcccttcattaataaataaaaataggggtAATAGGCTAATAAAGAAACCTGTTTTAACTAAGTCTTTAATGGATATGGGGGATCACTGAATAAAATGGGgtgtaaaaagtattttagatATAATTGGGgttactagaaggaaaagaatAATAAGTATACTTGATGTTATTACTAGACATGAGCTCATAGTCCTTGCTTGGATTTGCACCAAGGTTTTTGGTTCCTAAGACCAAGGGATTAGCTGTTATCCTTCATGGGCGG
It encodes:
- the LOC144041035 gene encoding LOW QUALITY PROTEIN: NADH-ubiquinone oxidoreductase chain 6-like (The sequence of the model RefSeq protein was modified relative to this genomic sequence to represent the inferred CDS: substituted 2 bases at 2 genomic stop codons) — encoded protein: MTYLMSLLLIGLVFGIIAVASNPSPYFAALGLVLVAGIGCGIIVSSGAPFLSLILFLIYLGGILVVFAYSAALAVEPYPESXGSWSVAVYVSFYIGGVIISCLFFLKGWFQCSXVILGELLVFSVFREDISGVAVIYSEGKCLLIISAWVLLLTLFVVLELTRGLSRGALRVV